The Ziziphus jujuba cultivar Dongzao chromosome 7, ASM3175591v1 genome includes a region encoding these proteins:
- the LOC107423450 gene encoding uncharacterized protein LOC107423450: MEGKMMMIEAMEFKSLVLRRALEGSRSTKSSNFPPVRGGIKRKILALLFKKLKLASQQVVHYLLITKCSYHSDQIRIINIVLPQQIDNGGNSSVPLEEREYIGDAQGRK; the protein is encoded by the exons ATGGAggggaagatgatgatgatagagGCTATGGAATTCAAATCCCTAGTGCTGCGAAGGGCTTTAGAAGGAAGCCGTAGCACCAAGAGTAGCAATTTCCCTCCTGTTAGAGGAGGCATCAAGCGCAAGATTTTGGCCCTTCTATTCAAAAAATTGAAGCTTGCAAGCCAACAAGTCGTTCACTACCTGCTGATTACCAAATGCAGTTACCACA GTGATCAGATTCGAATAATAAATATCGTGTTACCTCAGCAGATTGATAATGGAGGGAATTCCAGTGTTCCGCTTGAAGAAAGAGAATATATAGGAGATGCACAAGGGCGTAAATGA
- the LOC107428392 gene encoding uncharacterized protein LOC107428392: protein MDSVVDMLDKETEVMGMKKKRNSVSCREYYSYKLQIRSLNDSTILHIGRLLQQFVVDMYVKLETSRLDYFRKNQTEIRAELYQGIIDSVDVGETRGIKVGRRIILPSTFIGGPRDMRRRSRDDGCKVKVRGSVLDNRWVVPYNPYLLAKFDCHINVEICSTIKAVKYLYKYIYKGHDKVAMNIKSFKNDEDIDEIHSFQSARWISPPEAMWRIYGFSLNEMHPHVMTLQIHLENKQMMSFKNSVNLQSVVNNDFFVKTMHTEYFVMNRVNVNSRQLLYREFPAHYVWSSQFKTWNIRKRCDVVGRIVNVNPFDHERYYLRLLLNHVRGATSFDDLKCVNGVQCLSYRDATLLHGLLESDNSFELCLEEASLYQMPYSLRRLFATLLVYCSPSNPRDLWIKYEKALSDDFKYLNYSDKVKRSKVLGHINIILESMGKTLADYDLLEFDIDDNDIHDDNREISEELSIVINDDDIACAQSLNIEQKYAYDQILDKVFSKVPGLFFIDGPGGSGKTFLYKTILAAVRSKGLIALAIASSGVAASILPGGRTAHSRFKILLVMEEHNTCHVSKQSGLAKLMKDASLIVWDEAPMVKKEAIESLDKMLQDINECDLLFGGKVVVFCGDFRQVLPVVPKGG, encoded by the exons ATGGATTCTGTTGTAGACATGCTTGATAAGGAAACAGAag TGATgggaatgaagaagaaaagaaatagcgTTTCATGTCGTGAGTATTATTCTTATAAGTTGCAAATTAGATCACTAAATGATTCGACGATTTTGCATATAGGACGTCTTTTGCAACAATTTGTTGTAGATATGTATGTAAAATTAGAAACTTCTAGGCttgattattttagaaaaaatcaaACTGAAATTCGTGCTGAATTGTATCAAGGAATTATTGATAGTGTTGATGTTGGAGAAACTAGGGGCATAAAAGTTGGTCGAAGAATTATATTGCCTTCTACTTTTATCGGTGGTCCTAGAGATATGCGTAGAAG AAGTCGTGATGATGGTTGTAAAGTTAAGGTTAGAGGATCTGTTCTAGATAATCGATGGGTGGTTCCTTACAATCCTTATCTGCTTGCAAAGTTTGACTGCCACATAAATGTTGAAATATGTTCTACAATAAAGgctgttaaatatttatataaatatatatacaaaggacATGATAAAGTTGCAATGAATATAAagtcatttaaaaatgatgaagATATTGATGAAATACATAGTTTTCAGTCTGCTAGATGGATATCACCGCCTGAAGCGATGTGGAGAATTTATGGCTTTTCTTTAAATGAAATGCATCCACATGTAATGACATTACAAATTCATTTGGAAAATAAGCAAATGATGAGTTTCAAGAATTCTGTTAATTTACAATCTGTTGTGAATAATGATTTCTTTGTAAAAACTATGCATACtgaatattttgttatgaatCGTGTAAATGTAAACAGTAGACAATTATTATATAGGGAGTTTCCTGCACATTATGTTTGGTCCTCCCAATTTAAAACTTGGAATATACGCAAACGGTGTGATGTTGTTGGTAGAATTGTAAATGTGAATCCATTTGATCATGAGAGGTATTATCTAAGATTATTATTAAATCATGTTAGGGGAGCCACATCTTTTGATGATCTTAAATGTGTAAATGGTGTTCAATGCTTATCATATCGTGATGCAACTTTGTTGCATGGTCTATTAGAATCTGATAATAGTTTTGAGTTATGCTTGGAGGAAGCATCTTTGTACCAAATGCCTTATAGTTTACGAAGATTGTTTGCTACTTTATTAGTATATTGTAGTCCAAGTAATCCGAGAGATTTATGGATTAAATATGAGAAAGCATTATctgatgattttaaatatttaaattatagtgATAAAGTTAAAAGATCAAAAGTTTTAGGACATATTAACATTATCCTGGAATCAATGGGAAAAACTTTAGCTGATTATGATCTtttggaatttgacattgatgacaATGATATTCATGATGATAATAGAGAAATTAGTGAGGAATTATCGATTGTTATAAATGATGATGATATTGCATGTGCACAATCTTtaaatattgaacaaaaatatgcaTACGATCAAATATTAGATAAAGTGTTCTCTAAAGTACCTGGTTTGTTTTTCATTGATGGCCCTGGTGGAAGTGGAAAAACTTTCTTATATAAAACAATTCTTGCTGCTGTTAGATCAAAAGGTTTAATTGCCCTTGCTATAGCATCTTCAGGAGTTGCAGCTTCCATTTTACCTGGTGGAAGAACAGCTCATTCCaggtttaaaattcttttagtGATGGAAGAACATAATACATGTCATGTTAGTAAACAATCAGGATTAGCGAAACTTATGAAAGATGCAAGTTTAATAGTATGGGATGAAGCTCCGATGGTAAAAAAGGAAGCAATTGAATCATTAGATAAGATGTTACAAGATATAAATGAATGTGATTTGTTATTTGGTGGTAAAGTAGTTGTTTTTTGTGGGGATTTTAGACAAGTTCTTCCTGTAGTTCCAAAAG ggggttga